The following proteins come from a genomic window of Diprion similis isolate iyDipSimi1 chromosome 8, iyDipSimi1.1, whole genome shotgun sequence:
- the LOC124409391 gene encoding fatty acyl-CoA reductase 1-like isoform X1 has product MESHSEIAEWYRGRSVFITGATGFVGKTLVEKLLRSCPDIGTIFLLIRDKKGTSPRDRVEQMLSACLFDEIRTAQPNPRVKLVAIPGDVSVPGLGITAEDRSLLQDTVSVVFHVAATVRFTEPLRKAVDVNIEGTKAMLQLSQGMKNLRAIVHVSTAYSNCGIPVIRERIYPPPMDLCKVKDCVAGLDDELLDLITPRLIGKLPNTYTFTKALAEHLVAEHSTQLPIAVVRPSIVCASWKEPSHSEIAEWYRGRSVFITGATGFVGKTLVEKLLRSCPDIGTIFLLIRDKKGTSPRDRVEQMLSACLFDEIQTAQPNPRVKLVAIPGDVRVPGLGITAEDRSLLQDTVSVVFHVAATVRFTEPLRKAVDVNIEGTKAMLQLSQGMKNLRAIVHVSTAYSNCGIPVIRERIYPPPMDLCKVKDCVAGLDDELLDLITPRLIGKLPNTYTFTKALAEHLVAEHSTQLPIAVVRPSMVLASWKEPVPGWTDSYSGPTLAVIATAKGLVSSIYGKKKLVADFIPVDTCVNIFIAAAWEIGSGDNTRLVPDIRVYNCVSRPFSPITWGLFVEEIHACERKYALSDVFMIPYLTMTDCRMTHIVLNVLRQVPGVLVDYFTWVSGGKPRLRAFQKKIRVVTESFEFFTTHEWEFESTNVKLLRDRMSPEDRETFNIDISKIEWRKFIYNYYMGIRRNIMREEDSTLEHGRKMMARKALIAKTIPWGILVSIVLGVISFYGVQLQGIL; this is encoded by the exons ATGGAGTCACACTCCGAAATAGCGGAATGGTACCGAGGAAGATCGGTCTTTATTACCGGAGCAACAGgattcgttggaaaaacgTTGGTCGAGAAGCTTTTGCGTTCCTGCCCCGACATCGGAACGATCTTTTTGCTGATTCGTGACAAGAAGGGCACGTCCCCTCGAGACCGTGTCGAGCAGATGCTGTCGGCGTGTTTGTTCGACGAGATTCGGACCGCTCAACCAAATCCAAGAGTCAAGCTCGTCGCCATTCCAGGGGATGTTAGCGTTCCAGGTCTGGGAATAACCGCCGAAGACAGGTCGCTTCTGCAAGACACAGTATCGGTGGTTTTTCACGTCGCAGCGACAGTGAGATTCACGGAGCCGCTGCGAAAAGCGGTGGACGTAAACATCGAAGGCACCAAGGCGATGCTCCAGCTCTCTCAGGGGATGAAAAACCTCCGCGCTATTGTCCACGTATCCACAGCTTACTCCAACTGCGGCATCCCCGTCATTCGTGAACGCATCTATCCGCCACCCATGGACTTGTGTAAGGTGAAGGATTGCGTGGCTGGCCTGGATGACGAGCTTTTGGACCTAATCACACCCAG GTTGATCGGTAAACTGCCCAACACTTACACATTCACCAAAGCTCTTGCGGAGCATCTAGTCGCAGAGCATTCGACTCAATTGCCAATTGCCGTCGTGCGGCCTTCCATTGTCTGTGCCTCGTGGAAGGAACCG TCACACTCCGAAATAGCGGAATGGTACCGAGGAAGATCAGTCTTTATTACCGGAGCAACAGgattcgttggaaaaacgTTGGTCGAAAAGCTTCTGCGTTCCTGCCCCGACATCGGAACGATCTTTTTACTGATTCGTGACAAGAAGGGCACGTCCCCTCGAGACCGTGTCGAGCAGATGCTGTCGGCGTGTTTGTTCGACGAGATTCAGACCGCTCAACCAAATCCAAGAGTCAAGCTCGTTGCCATTCCAGGGGATGTTCGCGTTCCAGGTCTGGGAATAACCGCCGAAGACAGGTCGCTTCTGCAAGACACAGTATCGGTGGTTTTTCACGTCGCAGCGACAGTGAGATTCACGGAGCCGCTGCGAAAAGCGGTGGACGTAAACATCGAAGGCACCAAGGCGATGCTCCAGCTCTCTCAGGGGATGAAAAACCTCCGCGCTATTGTCCACGTATCCACAGCTTACTCCAACTGCGGCATCCCCGTCATTCGTGAACGCATCTATCCGCCACCCATGGACTTGTGTAAGGTGAAGGATTGCGTGGCTGGCCTGGATGACGAGCTTTTGGACCTAATCACACCCAG GTTGATCGGTAAACTGCCCAACACTTACACATTTACCAAAGCTCTTGCGGAGCATCTAGTCGCAGAGCATTCGACTCAATTGCCAATTGCCGTCGTGCGGCCTTCCATGGTCTTAGCCTCGTGGAAGGAACCGGTTCCAGGATGGACTGACAGTTACAGTGGCCCAACTCTTGCGGTGATTGCTACCGCCAAGGGACTCGTGAGCAGTATTTACGGGAAGAAGAAACTTGTTGCCGATTTTATACCCGTTGATACAtgcgtcaatattttcatagcTGCCGCATGGGAAATCG GGAGCGGAGACAACACGAGACTCGTTCCAgatatacgagtatataatTGTGTCTCCAGACCATTCAGTCCCATTACGTGGGGCTTGTTTGTAGAGGAAATCCATGCCTGTGAGAGGAAATATGCCCTAAGTGACGTCTTCATGATTCCATACCTTACGATGACCGATTGCAGAATGACGCACATAGTGCTCAACGTCCTGAGGCAGGTACCCGGTGTTTTGGTAGATTACTTCACCTGGGTGTCGGGTGGAAAACCAAG ACTTCGCGCATTCCAAAAAAAGATACGCGTTGTAACCGAATCATTCGAATTCTTCACAACACACGAATGGGAATTCGAGTCGACGAATGTCAAGCTATTGAGGGACCGGATGTCGCCCGAAGATCGGGAGACCTTCAATATTGACATATCGAAGATAGAATGGAGGAAGTTTATCTACAATTACTACATGGGCATTCGGCGAAATATCATGCGCGAGGAAGATAGTACTCTTGAACACGGCAGAAAGATGATGGCCAGGAAAGCACTGATAGCGAAGACCATTCCATGGGGCATTCTCGTCAGCATCGTACTCGGGGTTATTAGCTTCTATGGAGTTCAGCTCCAAGGTATCCTGTAA
- the LOC124409391 gene encoding fatty acyl-CoA reductase 1-like isoform X2, with protein sequence MESHSEIAEWYRGRSVFITGATGFVGKTLVEKLLRSCPDIGTIFLLIRDKKGTSPRDRVEQMLSACLFDEIRTAQPNPRVKLVAIPGDVSVPGLGITAEDRSLLQDTVSVVFHVAATVRFTEPLRKAVDVNIEGTKAMLQLSQGMKNLRAIVHVSTAYSNCGIPVIRERIYPPPMDLCKVKDCVAGLDDELLDLITPRLIGKLPNTYTFTKALAEHLVAEHSTQLPIAVVRPSIVCASWKEPVPGWTDSYSGPTFAVIATAKGLVSSIYGKKKLVADFIPVDTCVNIFIAAAWEIGSGDNTRLVPDIRVYNCVSRPFGPITWGLFVEEIHACERKYALSDVFMIPYLTMTDCRMTHIVLNVLRQVPGGLVDYFTWVLGGKPRLRASQKKIRVVTESFEFFTTHEWEFESTNVKLLRDRMSPEDRETFNIDISKIEWRKFIYNYYMGIRRNIMREEDSTLEHGRKMMARKALIAKTILLGILFSIVLGVSSFYKVWLQGIL encoded by the exons ATGGAGTCACACTCCGAAATAGCGGAATGGTACCGAGGAAGATCGGTCTTTATTACCGGAGCAACAGgattcgttggaaaaacgTTGGTCGAGAAGCTTTTGCGTTCCTGCCCCGACATCGGAACGATCTTTTTGCTGATTCGTGACAAGAAGGGCACGTCCCCTCGAGACCGTGTCGAGCAGATGCTGTCGGCGTGTTTGTTCGACGAGATTCGGACCGCTCAACCAAATCCAAGAGTCAAGCTCGTCGCCATTCCAGGGGATGTTAGCGTTCCAGGTCTGGGAATAACCGCCGAAGACAGGTCGCTTCTGCAAGACACAGTATCGGTGGTTTTTCACGTCGCAGCGACAGTGAGATTCACGGAGCCGCTGCGAAAAGCGGTGGACGTAAACATCGAAGGCACCAAGGCGATGCTCCAGCTCTCTCAGGGGATGAAAAACCTCCGCGCTATTGTCCACGTATCCACAGCTTACTCCAACTGCGGCATCCCCGTCATTCGTGAACGCATCTATCCGCCACCCATGGACTTGTGTAAGGTGAAGGATTGCGTGGCTGGCCTGGATGACGAGCTTTTGGACCTAATCACACCCAG GTTGATCGGTAAACTGCCCAACACTTACACATTCACCAAAGCTCTTGCGGAGCATCTAGTCGCAGAGCATTCGACTCAATTGCCAATTGCCGTCGTGCGGCCTTCCATTGTCTGTGCCTCGTGGAAGGAACCGGTTCCAGGATGGACTGACAGTTACAGTGGCCCAACTTTTGCGGTGATTGCTACCGCCAAGGGACTCGTGAGCAGTATTTACGGGAAGAAGAAACTTGTTGCCGATTTTATACCCGTTGATACAtgcgtcaatattttcatagcTGCCGCATGGGAAATCG GGAGCGGAGACAACACGAGACTCGTTCCAgatatacgagtatataatTGTGTCTCCAGACCATTCGGTCCCATTACGTGGGGCTTGTTTGTAGAGGAAATCCATGCCTGTGAGAGGAAATATGCCCTAAGTGACGTCTTCATGATTCCATACCTTACGATGACCGATTGCAGAATGACGCACATAGTGCTCAACGTCCTGAGGCAGGTACCCGGTGGTTTGGTAGATTACTTCACCTGGGTGTTGGGTGGAAAACCAAG ACTTCGCGCATCCCAAAAAAAGATACGCGTTGTAACCGAATCATTTGAATTCTTCACAACACACGAATGGGAATTCGAGTCGACGAATGTCAAGCTATTGAGGGACCGGATGTCGCCCGAAGATCGGGAGACCTTCAATATTGACATATCGAAGATAGAATGGAGGAAGTTTATCTACAATTACTACATGGGCATTCGGCGAAATATCATGCGCGAGGAAGATAGTACTCTTGAACACGGCAGAAAGATGATGGCCAGGAAAGCACTGATAGCGAAGACCATCCTGTTGGGCATTCTCTTCAGCATCGTACTCGGTGTCAGTAGCTTCTATAAAGTTTGGCTCCAAGGTATTCTATAA
- the LOC124409601 gene encoding putative fatty acyl-CoA reductase CG5065 yields MAAESEIARWYRGRTVFITGATGFMGKVLLEKLLRSCPEIGPIYILVREKKDVLSHERVENMLTSDLFKELRNFGIIQGDKIYAIPGDVSQPELGISPEDRRLLQETVSVVFHVAATVRFDEPLRLAVAMNFEGTRAMLQLCQGMAHLAAIVHVSTAYSNCDLSVIEERVYPPPANPTKVLQYVAGLDNDALDFVTPRLIYNHPNTYTFTKALAEDIVARHSTVLPIVIVRPSIVAASWKEPRPGWVDNFNGPTALVVGAGKGLLKSIFGRKNVVVDMIPVDVCINLFIAAAWEMGTRKSSKLVPDVLVYNCVSGPFNRLTWNDFITHMYPCGVNYAMSDTVSAPDIVMTASRVRHAFRTLFYQSIPAHVGDLIIRSSGGKPKLKYYQQKLNHMVSLLEFFTTREWEFKANNVKQLNNRLSPADQEIFGFDIRKLDWKDYVVSYYIGIKKNVLREEDDAIPAAQKRIAAFKFVGHAFKVGLMVLVSIYLLKHYNLSKLRKLR; encoded by the exons ATGGCGGCTGAATCTGAGATTGCGAGATGGTATCGAGGAAGAACGGTTTTCATTACTGGGGCAACGGGTTTCATGGGTAAGGTGCTCTTGGAGAAACTGCTACGATCCTGTCCGGAAATTGGACCGATCTACATTCTGGTCCGTGAGAAAAAAGATGTTCTCTCCCACGAGCGGGTCGAGAATATGCTGACATCCGATCTCTTCAAAGAACTTCGAAATTTCGGAATCATCCAGGGTGACAAAATCTACGCCATCCCCGGGGACGTCAGCCAACCAGAGCTAGGAATATCTCCCGAAGACAGGCGCCTCCTTCAGGAAACGGTGTCCGTGGTCTTCCACGTCGCAGCCACCGTCAGATTTGACGAGCCCCTCCGACTCGCCGTGGCGATGAATTTCGAGGGCACCAGAGCAATGCTGCAGCTTTGTCAAGGCATGGCGCACCTTGCCGCTATTGTCCACGTCTCCACTGCCTACTCTAATTGCGACCTTTCCGTTATCGAGGAGCGTGTATATCCGCCGCCTGCGAACCCTACTAAGGTCCTGCAGTACGTTGCGGGACTGGACAATGACGCCTTGGATTTCGTAACGCCAAG GCTAATATACAACCACCCAAACACCTACACTTTCACTAAAGCCCTGGCTGAGGACATCGTCGCAAGGCATTCTACCGTTCTGCCAATCGTTATCGTGAGACCCTCGATAGTCGCAGCATCTTGGAAAGAGCCGAGACCAGGATGGGTTGACAATTTCAATGGGCCAACCGCGCTGGTAGTTGGCGCAGGCAAGGGTCTGCTCAAGAGCATCTTCGGTCGAAAGAATGTAGTAGTTGACATGATACCCGTCGACGTTTGCATCAATTTGTTCATAGCTGCTGCTTGGGAGATGG gtACGAGAAAAAGTAGCAAGCTTGTACCAGATGTCCTCGTCTACAACTGCGTCTCTGGTCCATTTAATCGGTTAACATGGAACGATTTTATAACACACATGTATCCCTGTGGAGTAAATTATGCGATGAGTGACACCGTCTCAGCACCCGATATCGTTATGACGGCATCGAGGGTCAGACACGCATTTAGGACACTTTTTTATCAATCGATACCTGCCCATGTTGGGGACTTAATCATTCGGTCTTCGGGCGGTAAGCCAAA ATTGAAGTACTATCAGCAGAAATTGAATCACATGGTGTCGTTACTCGAGTTTTTTACCACGCGTGAATGGGAGTTCAAAGCGAACAATGTTAAGCAGCTAAATAACCGATTAAGTCCAGCCGACCAGGAAATCTTTGGTTTTGATATCAGGAAGTTGGACTGGAAAGACTATGTCGTGAGCTACTAcatcggtataaaaaaaaatgtgctcAGAGAAGAAGACGACGCGATTCCTGCTGCTCAAAAAAGGATTGCAGCGTTTAAATTTGTGGGACACGCTTTCAAGGTTGGTCTTATGGTCCTTGTCAGCATCTATTTGTTGAAACATTACAATCTGTCGAAGTTGCGAAAACTTAGGTAA
- the LOC124409599 gene encoding putative fatty acyl-CoA reductase CG5065, translated as MATMAGGEYTSVKDFYRDRSIFITGGTGFMGKVLVEKLLRSCPGIKNIYLLMRPKKGQDVQQRLQELLNGPLFEKLRRDCPHELFKIIPVAGDVTEPELGISESDQATLIRFVSVVFHSAATVKFDEALKLSVTINMLGTKRLIQLCHRMQNLEAVIHVSTAYCNCDRTDVGEEIYATPQEPEQVIACTEWMDDKLVEELTPRLIAGRPNTYTFTKALAERMLLRESGALPVAIVRPSIVLSSFKEPVAGWVDNWNGPTGIIAAAGKGFFRTMLCHGNKVADFVPVDIVINLMICAAWKTATHRSDSITVYNCCTGQQNPITWKEFVDLSFKYSRLHPVNDAVWYPDGCCRRSVVINSVCNTLQHTLPAHILDFLARLRGSRPIMVRVQAKLGKAAQCLEYFTTQQWNFRDDNVRRLGQQLSPEDKQTFMFDVSQIDWPAYLEQYILGIRHFILKESPETLPAARSYITKLYWLHRAVQFGTLLVVMRILLSRSSMARSSWFSLLSFVLRMCRMIV; from the exons ATGGCCACAATGGCGGGTGGCGAATACACTTCCGTAAAGGATTTCTACCGGGACAGATCGATATTCATTACAGGGGGTACTGGCTTTATGGGAAAAGTATTAGTAGAAAAACTCCTCCGCTCCTGTCCcggtattaaaaatatttatttgcttaTGAGGCCCAAGAAAGGACAAGACGTTCAGCAAAGGCTGCAGGAACTTCTTAACGGTCCG TTGTTTGAGAAACTTCGGCGAGACTGTCCAcacgaattatttaaaattataccaGTAGCTGGAGATGTGACAGAACCAGAACTCGGCATCTCGGAGAGCGATCAGGCAACTCTGATTCGCTTTGTATCTGTGGTTTTTCACTCAGCTGCAACGGTTAAATTTGACGAGGCTCTGAAGCTGTCTGTAACCATCAACATGCTCGGAACTAAACGTCTTATTCAACTTTGTCACCGCATGCAAAACCTAGAG GCAGTCATTCACGTATCAACAGCATACTGCAACTGCGATCGAACGGATGTTGGGGAGGAGATTTATGCGACGCCTCAGGAACCAGAACAAGTGATAGCCTGCACAGAGTGGATGGACGATAAATTGGTGGAAGAGTTAACACCTCGACTCATAGCCGGACGTCCAAATACATACACGTTCACCAAAGCTTTAGCGGAAAGAATGTTGCTTCGAGAAAGTGGTGCGTTGCCAGTTGCCATTGTCAGACCTTCTATCGTTTTATCCTCGTTTAAAGAGCCAGTGGCAGGATGGGTTGACAATTGGAACGGCCCAACTGGAATTATTGCTGCAGCAGGAAAAGGTTTCTTCAG AACTATGCTCTGCCATGGAAACAAGGTCGCAGATTTCGTACCCGTCGACATAGTAATAAATCTGATGATCTGCGCCGCTTGGAAGACTGCAACACATCGTTCCGATAGTATCACAGTGTATAATTGCTGTACAGGACAACAAAACCCTATAACGTGGAAAGAGTTTGTTGATTTGTCGTTCAAGTACAGCAGATTACACCCTGTTAACGATGCTGTTTGGTATCCAGATGGCTGTTGCCGACGTTCCGTTGTTATCAACTCTGTGTGCAATACCTTGCAGCATACACTGCCTGCTCATATTTTGGATTTTCTGGCACGGCTCAGAGGCTCCAGGCCAATAATGGTCAGAGTTCAAGCCAAATTGGGCAAGGCTGCTCAGTGCTTGGAGTACTTTACCACTCAGCAATGGAATTTCAGGGATGACAATGTCAGGAGATTAGGACAACAGCTTAGCCCTGAAGATAAGCAAACGTTTATGTTTGACGTTAGCCAAATCGATTGGCCAGCTTACCTCGAACAGTACATATTGGGGATTCGACATTTCATTCTAAAAGAGAGCCCGGAAACTTTACCCGCTGCTCGTTCGTATATTACAAA attaTACTGGTTGCACAGAGCGGTGCAATTTGGAACGTTGTTGGTAGTCATGCGGATTTTATTGTCTCGCAGTTCAATGGCTCGTTCGTCATGGTTTTCCCTGCTGTCTTTCGTACTCCGTATGTGCCGCATGATTGTTTGA